The window GTCTGCGTCACATAAGGATGATCGTAATGGATGCGATGACCATTGAAGGTCACAGCAGAATAGCGAAACAGCAGCGTGCTGGTGGGCGTGATGCTTTCTGACCAGGTGCCTGCCGGCGCCGCATCGGTGCCGCCCAGTTTGGGGGCGGCCGGTTCGCGGTAAACAATATCCTGCTCTTCGTGGATGCAAACCTGGCCGTCCTGTTTATATTCATGCGTCACGGTCACAAAGAGCAGTTTGCCGGTACTGCCCTGCTTTTCGCGAATGGCAGAGATGGTGGAGACACGTTCACCGTCACGCCCCACCAGCAAAGGCTGGTGAAATTGCAGGCGGCCACCGGCCCACATGCGATTGCGATCGTCTGCTGGCGGCAGAAAGCCACCACGCCGGGGATGGCCATCCAGGCCAAGCTGATCCTGCGGTGCCGGCTCGATGAACAGCGCCCATTGCCACAAGGGCGGCAGCGCCTGCCCGGCAGCGGGTGCGGTGGTCTCCAGTGAGGCCGCAATTTTTCTAACATGAGAAGGATTAATAAAATCCTGCGCCACTTCCTGGCGACCAATCCAGTCGGAGAGGTTGGGCTGCTGAGCATCCTGAGTCATTCGCACTGTTTCCTGACAATAATAAAATAAATCGTTATTCGGGCAACCGCCCGGGCTTGCATCTCGCGCTTCATCATGCGTATCGCAACGCGCTGCCTATCGTATATCGTGTCACGGCCAAGGTATATCGTGTCACGACCAAGCCGGAATAACCACAAGCATAACCGTTAGGCCTGACGCAGGGAATTCTTAATCCTGAAAGGGAGGCTTTACCAGACCCTATGGCGGACCAGAATCCAGACCTTCCCGGAACGGGATCGGCAGCGCCAGCGGGCGCCCGACGCTAAGAACGGGCGCGCAGACAGACGCGACCGAAAAGCGACGCCAGCACTGTCCGGCGCCCGCCCGCGCCACTACTCAGCGCTTGCCGCGCCTGCGCTCAGGCAAGTCCGGGGCATCTGCGGAGGCACCCTTCTGGCCGGATAGCCCGGCGTCGGCCTGCATCAGCGCCACCAGTTCCTGCGCGAACGGGGGTAACTCTTCCAGCCGGCGCACACACACATAGAGGCGACGCAATGCCCAGCTGTCGCTCAGACGGATCATTTTCAGGGGCATGCTGGTCACATAACGCAATGCCGCTGTTTCCGGGATCACGCCAATGCCTGCATTGGCCGCGATCATCCGGCAGGCGGCTTCAAAACCGCCCACTTCCACACGAAAGCGCAAGGGGCTGCCCAGCGCCTCGGCGGCCTGTTTCAGAAACGCGTGAATCGCACTCCACTCAGACAGTCCCACAAACTCATAGGACAGCGTTTCTGCAAAAGCCAGTTCATCGTATGTTGCCAGCCGATGATTCTGCGAAGTAACCAGTACCAGATTGTCGGAACGATAGGGAATGAAACGCACACCATCATCAGAGGTCACCTGGTCTTCGTCGATCCCTGCCACCACCCCAATGTCGGCCAGTCCTTCGCTCACCAGCTTGACAATGCGGTAGCTCAGGCGTTCGCGCAGTTCAACGCTGACATCCGGGTGCAGGGCAAGATAGCGGCTCAGAATGTCGGGCATGAATTCGTTCATGGCGGTTGTATTGGCATACACCCGCACCTTGCCCTTGATGCCTTCGGCAAATTCACGAATATCGCCGCGCAGATGCTCCAGTTGCCGCAGCACAATATGGGCATGGCGCACAAAGGCCTCACCGGACGGGGTAAGCGTGACGCCTTGGCTGTTACGATACAGCAAAGCCGTACCCAGGTTGTTTTCCAGGTTTTTCACCCGGTTGCTGGCCGCCGGCAGCGACAGGTGCGAACGCTCGGCCCCCCTGGTCAGGCTGTTCACTTCACTGATGTGCACCATCAATTGCATGTCAGTGAGATCAAAATGCATCGCCATCTGCGGCGCTCCTTAATAAACGCTAAAGTCTTTGTTAAGCAAACATCAATATTCAGAACCGGTGCAATCTGTCAAAGTACAGGCTGTTCCTGTTAACATTTCCGAGACTTCCATCATGCAACACCAAACTGACGCCTACCAGGATATTCGCGATGCCATTCGTGATTTGTGCGCCCAATTTCCTGCTGAGTATTTTCGTGATATTGACGAGAAACGCGCTTACCCCGAGGCATTTGTTAATGCCCTGACCGAGGCCGGCTGGCTGGCCGCCCTGATTCCCCAGGAATATGGTGGTTCGGGCCTCAGTCTAACTGAAGCGAGCGTCATCATGGAAGAGATCAACCGTTGTGGGGGTAATTCCGGAGCCTGCCATGGCCAGATGTATAACATGGGAACCTTGCTGCGCCATGGTTCAGACGTCCAGAAAAAAACCTATCTGCCCAAGATCGCCACCGGCGAACTGCGTTTGCAGTCCATGGCCGTAACCGAGCCAACAACCGGCACCGACACCACCAAAATCAAAACCACCGCCGTGAAAAAAGAGGGTCGTTACGTGGTCAATGGCCAGAAAGTATGGATTTCCCGTGTCCAGCATTCAGACCTGATGATTCTGCTGGCCCGCACCACGCCGCTGGAGCAGGTGACCCGCAAGTCCGAAGGCATGTCGATTTTCCTGGTTGATATCCATCAGGCGCTCAAGAGCGGCATGAGCCTGCAGCCCATTCCCAATATGGTCAACCACGAAACCAATGAACTGTTCTTCGATAACCTGGAAATCCCCGAGGAGAATCTGATCGGCGAAGAAGGCAAGGGATTCAAATATATTCTGGACGGCCTGAACGCCGAACGCACGCTGATTGCGGCCGAATGCATTGGCGACGGGTACTGGTTCATTGACAAAGTCAGTGCCTACGTCAAGGAGCGCAAGGTGTTTGGTCGCCCTATCGGCCAGAACCAGGGCGTTCAGTTTCCTATTGCCAAGGCCTTCATCAATATCGAAGCGGCCAGCCTGATGCGCTATGAAGCAGCGCGCCGTTTTGACGCGAAACAGGCTTGCGGCACGCAGGCCAATATGTCCAAACTGCTGGCCTCGGAAGCCTCATGGGAAGCCGCCAACGCATGTCTGCAGTTCCACGGCGGCTTCGGCTTTGCCAACGAATACGATGTCGAGCGCAAGTTCCGTGAGACCCGGCTTTACCAGGTGGCGCCTATTTCAACCAATCTGATTTATTCCTACGTTGCCGAGCACGTTCTGGGCCTGCCCCGTTCGTTCTGATCCCCCGGTATTTACCCGTTATTTGTTCAGGAAACCTGTTATGACGCAAACACCCAGCGCCGCCCTCGCCGAATTTTCCGCCACGCTCACCTACGACATGATCCCCTCGGCGGTCATTGCCCGCTGCGAAGATTTTCTACTGGATACCTTTGGTTCCATGCTCGCCGGCTTTCCGGCGCGACCGGTTAAAGCCATCCGTGATTTTGCCCTGGCCATGGGTCCGGCCCAGGGCAGCGCGCAGATTATCGGTTCCACACAAACCACATCACCGCTGTTTGCGGCGCTGATCAACGGCGCTGCGGCGCATATGGTGGAACAGGATGATGTGCACAACGGCTCGGTGTTTCACCCTGCAGCGGTGGTGTTTCCGGCAGCGCTGGCAATGGCTCAGGAGACCGGCGCTTCCGGCAAAGATCTGCTGACCGCCTGCGTGGCCGGTTATGAGGTCGGCATCCGTGTGGGCGAGTTTCTGGGGCGCTCACACTATCGCATTTTTCATACCACCGGCACCGCCGGCACCATTGCCGCCGCGGTCGCGGCCGGCCGACTGATGAATCTGTCGCCTGCGCAAATGCTGGATGCCATCGGCTCGGCCGGGACGCAGGCTGCAGGCTTGTGGGAGTTTTTGCGCACCGCCGCCGATTCCAAGCAATTGCATACTGCCAAGGCCGCCGCCAACGGTCTGACCGCAGCCTGGCTGGCGCGCGATGGGTTTACCGGCGCCAAACAGATTCTCGAAGGTGCGCAGGGCATGGGCGCGGGCATGTCCAGCGATGCTGATCCGGCCCGCCTGACCGACAGGCTGGGCTCGCGCTGGGCCCTGGCGGAAACCTCATTCAAGTACCATGCCTCGTGCCGTCATACGCATCCGGCTGCCGATGCTCTGGCCAGCGTCATGCAGAACCATGGGCTGGCCGCTGCCGACATCAGCCGTGTGATTACCCATGTGCATCAGGGCGCCATCGATGTGCTGGGCGCGGTAACCCGTCCCGAGACCGTGCACCAGTCCAAATTCTCCATGGGCACGGTGCTGGCGCTGATTGCCCTGCGCCAGCGTGCCGGCATGCCCGAATTTGATGCCGCACTCAATGACCAGACCGTGGCCGACTTTCGTGACCGGGTCACCATGGAACTGGACGAAGAGGTGGATACAGCCTATCCGCAGCGCTGGATTGGCAAGGTATCGGTCGTGACTCAGGACGGTCGTACCCTGCAGGGCCGCGTCGATGAACCCAAGGGGGATCCGGGCAACACCCTGTCCCGCGAGGAAATCCGCCAGAAGGTGCGCGGACTGGCGCAATATGGCAAGTCACTCTCCGACGATCAGGTAGCAGCTGGTATGCAGACCATCGAAGCCATCGGCACCGCAGCGCGTGTGGGCGCGATTTACTAAGATAGCGGGGAGCAGCAGCCAGGCGCGGCCGGACAGCGGGGTAATGGCGCGGACAGCGGGTAATGGCGAATGCCTATTGCTGAATGCCTATTGCTGCTGGCCTGCCCCGGCCCGCTGCCCGGTCTGCCTATTGATACCGTTCACGATAGGCCAGCGGCGATAAGCCGCTATATTTGCGAAACGTGTCGCGAAAGGCCTTGGCATCGTTGTAACCCACGCCGTACATCACATCTGAAATTGTGCTGCTGGTCATTTCAAGCTGCCGCTTGGCCGCTTCTACCCGGATACGCTGCTGATACTCCAAGACCGACTGGCCTGTGGCCTTGCGAAAACGCCGCTCCAGAGTGCGTCGCCCCATGGCAAAAGAATCGCATAACTGTTCAACGGTGATTTTTTCTGAATAGTGCCGCTCCAGAAAGGATTGCACCGGCATGATGCTTGCATCGCCATGTTCCTTCCAGCCATTGAAAATGGAAAATGGCAATTGTGAATGACGTTCGTAATCGAGCTGGAACACCTTGGCGCAATAAATGGCCGTGGCCCGATCTGAATGCATTTCAATCAGGTGCAGAATCAGACGGCTGGCCGACACTGCGCCACCGCTGGTAAAAATGCCCCCATCAAAATCCATGGTTTTTTCTGCATTCCAGCGCACCCTGGGAAAAGCCTGTTGCATGGCCTCCAGCGCCTGCCAGTGCGTGACTGCCCGCAAGCCGTCCAGAATACCCGCAGCCGCCAGCAATGCGCTACCCATACACAAACTCGCCACCGGCGCACCCTGTGCAAATTGGCTGGCGATCCAGCCGATGAGCGCAGCATTGTCGTTTAACGCTGCCGGTGAGGGCGCAGTGGGCGGCACAATATACAAATCCGCTTGTGGGATATCCGGCAACAGATGGTCCGGATGGATGGTGTAATGCCCGTTGCCGGCCCGTATTTCGCTGTGCGCACCCGCCAGCGATACCTCAAACGGCATGGGCAGGTTTTGCTGCTTGCGGTAACTGCAGGCTTCGGCCAGCCCCAGCCTGGCCTGTTCCAGGCCCGCCAGGTTAACGCCCTGGGGTACAAGAAAAACAATCTGCTTCATGACACTCTCCGCTTGCGGATTGCCGGTAGCAAACATGACCGGATACGCGCTCACTATACGGCAGAATGGTGTCGCAATCAACCCGTGAAATTGCCGTTATCTGCACTTTCACAAGCGTCATCGTGACACTATAGTAACCCCATGTCGCCGCCATCCTGCCAGGAGAACTACTATGCACGTTACGCTCTCACCCTATCTGAATTTCAACGGCCAATGCCGCCAGGCCCTGACCCTGTACCAGACCTGTTTCGGCGGCGAACTGCTGTTTCGCACGGTCGCGGAATTTCCGCCAGACTCGCCGGGCTGTTCAACCACCCCGACCGATCCCGACACCATCATGCATGGACAACTGGTCAATCAGGATTTCATGATTCTGGGCACCGACATGAACAACCCGGCGGGCTTTCGGCCCGGCAATGATTTCGGCTTTGGCGTCAGTGTCGACAGTCAGGACAATCTGCGGCGCTGTATCGAGCTCCTGGGTAGCGGTGGCACGATTGCCGTACCCGCCGGTCCCACACCCTGGGCCGATCTGTTCGCTGTGCTGGTCGACCCTTTCGGCAAAGTCTGGTATTTGAATTATTTCGGCAGCAAATCACCCCAATCACCTTCCCGGAGCACGCAATGAATACAGACAAACCCACCCTGCTTTTTGTGAACCTGCCCGTCAGTTCCGTTGACACCACCCGGGCCTTTTTCACTGGTCTGGGCTTTACTTTCAACACCATGTTCTGCGATGAAAACTCGCTCTGCATGGAACTGAATCCTATGGCAAGTGTCATGTTCCTGCAGCGCAGGCGTTTTTCCGACTTCACACCCAAAACGGTTGCCGATGCTCATCATGCCAGCGAAGTGCTGATGTGTATCAGCCGGGAATCACGGGCCGCGGTTGATGAGCTGACGCAACGCGCTCTGGAACTGGGCGCCACCGAGGCACGCGAACCCCAGGATCATGGCTTCATGTACGGTCGCAGCATCAACGACCCGGACGGACATATTTGGGAAATCATGTGGATGGATATGGCGCAGTTTCCCGGCAACAGCGCTGCGGCCAAAGAGGGTGAATCAACAACCGGATGAGAGCAGGGGACAGGAAGACCAAGCGGGTGCTGACGGCGACCAAGACGGTGCTGACGAGCCACAATTTATACTCAGGTCCACATGTCCTTCACTGCCCGCTGTGCAGCACCCGTATCCCTTATCCCTGATTGTCCACTACCCAACGATGACGGTATTACACCGCATTTCCGTGCACATCAATCAGGTACCCGGCAATCGCGGCTCATTGTCGTCCTCATCCGCCTGACTATCAGCCCCCTGGCCGGTAGCCGCCAGTGCACGGGCGGCCAGGATTTCCTGGATCAGCTTGTGCCTGCGCTGGTTGCACAGGCGCAAGACTTCACGCTTGCGGGTGTCGGAAAAAGTCTGCCACTGAAACCGCTCTTCCCGGTTGCGCAGACAGCCCCGGCACAGGCCGCGGCTGTTCACTTCGCATATGCCCCGGCAGGGGCTGGGAATGTCGAAAAACTCGAGCTGTTCCATTGCTATGTCAGACTGCATATTCACCACGCAAGTTCATCATGGTAATTACAGTCCGCCCTCGGTCAGTTTTTTCGGATCCAGCAGCTTGCGCAATTGCGCTTCACCCAAATCGGTTTTTTCGGCGGCTACGTCAACAATCGGCCGCTTTTCTTTATAGGCGGTTTTCGCGATTTCCGCTGCTTTCAGATAGCCTACCACAGGATTGAGCGCCGTCACCAGAATCGGATTTTTATCCAGTGCTTCCTGCAGCCTCGGTGCATTCACTTTGAAAGAGGCAATGGCCTTGTCGGCCAGCAAACGAGACACATTGGCCAGCAACTCAAGACTGTTCAACAGGTTATGCGCAATCATGGGCAGCATGACATTCAGTTCGAAATTGCCCGCCTGTCCGCCGATGGTAATCGCAGCATCGTTGCCGATAACCTGTGCCGCGACCATGGCCGTTGCCTCCGGGATGACCGGATTGACCTTGCCCGGCATGATCGAAGAGCCCGGCTGCAGCGCTTCCAGTTCGATTTCACCCAGGCCTGCCAGCGGACCGGAATTCATCCAGCGCAGATCATTGGCTATTTTCATGAGTGTCACTGCCGTGGTCTTGAGCTGCCCTGACAGCGCCACGGCAATATCCTGAGAACTGATATGGGCAAAAAAGTTTTCCGCAGGTTTAAAACGCACCCCTGTGATGGTACTGATCTGGCGCGCAAATTCAGCGGCAAATCGTGGATGGGCGTTGATGCCCGTGCCCACCGCCGTGCCACCCTGTGCCAGGGTTTGCAACAACGGTTGCTGTGCTTTGAGCAGTTCAATATTCTGTTCCACCTGCACCGCCCAGCCCTCAAGCGACTGGCTCATCCGTACTGGCATGGCATCCATCAAATGGGTACGGCCCGTCTTCACATAACGATCAACAGCGCGTGCTTTCTTGCGAATGACTTTGGCCAGATGCGTCAGCGCCGGCAGCAATTGCTGATGCAACTGCACGGCCGCACTGATATGAATCGTACCGGGAATCATATCGTTGCTGCTTTGCCCGTAATTGACATGATCGTTGGGGCTGACCGGTTCGCCGTACAGTTTGGTCGCCAGCGTGGCCAGTACCTCGTTGGCATTCATATTGGTGCTGGTACCCGATCCGGTCTGATAGATATCGATGGGAAAGTGCGCCATGAAATCGCCTTCAAGCAGCGTATCCACAGACGTGGCGATGGCCTCACCCATTTCCGGCGGAATCTGTTTGAGTTTGACATTGGCTTTGGCTGCCGCCGCCTTGGCCAGCAATAAGGAACGGATAAAAGCGGCAGGCAAACGCTGCCCGCTGATCGGGAAATTATTGATGGCCCGCTGCGTTTGCGCGCCATAAAGCGCCTTGGCCGGCACCTCTAGCTGCCCCATACTGTCTTTCTCAATCCGTGTTTTCATTGCTTAACCTCATTCGTTCAAAATATGAAAATTCAGCACTGCTGCGCCTGGCGCACGGCTTTACCTTGTCATGCCATTATAAGCACCGCCAGGCCACACTGGAAAGCGACGAGCCAGACAGCACACCGATTTGCACGACCGTGCGTCTGCGCACTATGATAAGTGCGACGCGCTCCATTTTTCCCTATACCCTTTTTTCCTGTAAGGATTCGACCATGTCAGCCAGCCGCATTACCTTTTACTCCAACCCGCAGTCCCGCGCCGCCGTGATCCACTGGATGCTGGAGGAACTGGGCGAGCCCTACGAAACAATCTATCTGAATTATCAGGGCGCCATGAAAACCCCCGAGTATCTGGCCGTCAACCCGATGGGCAAGGTCCCGGCCATCGTGCATGACGGTCAGGTGGTAACCGAAGGCGCGGCCATCTGCGCTTTCCTGGCCGACCAGTATCCGCAAAAAAATCTGGCGCCGGCTACCGACAGCCCGCTGCGCGGCACCTATTACCGATGGTTGTTCTTTGCCGCCGGACCGCTGGAAGAAGCGATCACCATGACATCCCTGAAGATGCCCATTCCGGCCGATAAAAGTGCCATGCTGGGCTTTGGCACACTGGCGCGCACGGTCGATGTACTGGAGCAGGCGGTGTCCGGCAGCAACTGGATTTGCGGTGAACAGTTCACTGCCGCTGATGTGTACGTGGGCTCGGCGATCCGGTTTTATATGCTGTTCGGCGTACTTGAAGCGCGCCCTGCGTTCAAGGCCTATGTTGACCGACTCACACAACGGCCTGCCTATCAGCGCAGCCTAAAAATACTGGAGCAGGCGGCGGCCACGCAGCAAAAGCAATAAATACCGGTCTTCATCCAAAGATTCCGCTCATACTTTTCCGGCCGATGCCGCGAGTCTATTAGTTTAGTGCAGTGCGAGTTTAGTGAGGTGCGTAATCTCAATATATTATCACGCTTGTTGCTGTTGCCCTTATGTCCCCGCAAGCAACTGCGGGGCATTCGTGGAACCCGGTGCCCATTGCCGATGTTCCGTTGATCCATTATAGTGGCACGATGAATAATCAAGACCTGGATCAAAGGATAGGCGCACGTATCCGTACCGAACGCGAAAGTCGGGGCTGGTCGCTGTCCGAATTAGCAACGCGGGCATCGGTTTCACGGGCAATGATTCATAAGGTCGAGCGCGGTGACAGCAGCCCCACGGCAAATCTGCTGGGGAAACTGTCGGGTGCGTTTGGCCTGAGCATGTCAACCCTTTTGGCGCGGGCCGAAATCAGTCAGGGACGCCTGCTTAGAAAAGCCGATCAGCCTGTCTGGGTCGATCCGGCAACGGGCTACATACGCCGCCACGTTTCGCCTCGATCAGATATCCCATTCGATGTGGTTCACGTTACGCTTCCCGGCAACAAGGAAGTCCCCATGCCGGCCTCGGCCTATGCGTTCCTGCGGCAACTGGTGTGGGTGCTGGAGGGTGAGCTTGTATTCGTGGAAGGCCAGACGCAGCATGAGATGAAAGAAGGAGACTGCCTTGAGCTGGGCCCGCCAATGGATTGCATCTTCAAAAATCAGACTGAGCGGCCATGTACCTATGCCGTTGTGCTGCTTAACGTGTCGTAATTCAATTCGCGGCCGACCCGCGCGGCCGGCGTCGCGCCCGCAGCTTCAATTCACTCACCACCACACTCGCGATAATCAATACCGCACCGAACAGTGCCAGTGCTGAATGGCGTTCATCGGCAAAGACCCGCCCAATCACCCCGCCCCATAATGGTTCGCCGGCATAAATAACCGTGGCGCGCGTGGCCGAAATATGATTCTGCGCCCAGTTCATGGTGATCTGGATCACGGCACTGGCCAGGCCCAGCACCAGTATACTGATCACCAGCACGGGCGAAGCCAGATCGGGTACGCCTTCACCACGCGCAACGCCGGTCACGCCGGCCAGGATAGACGCCGTCGCCAGTTGGATAATCGTCACCCGCCGCAAGTCCACCTGGCCGGCAAAACGGCTGATCAGAATCACTTCTACCGCAATTGCAATCGCGCTGAGAACCGTCACCCATTCGCCCATCCCGGCGCCGCCGTCCATGCTTTGCGGATCGGCCAGCAACACCAGGCCGATAAAAGCCATGGTCGCGCCAATCCAGTTCATCAGTGTCGGCGGCCGTTTCAGAAACAGCCATTGCATCAGTGGCACCAGCGGCACATACAGGGCCGTGATAAACGCCGACTTGCTGCTGGCAATGGTTTGCAGGCCCACCGTCTGCAGGCTGTACCCCAGAAAAATACACAGGCCGATCAGCATGCCTGCGCGCACTTCCAGGCCGGTCAGCCCGCGCAGAATCCGCAGGGAACACAGCATCATGGCCAGGGCAGCGCAACCAAAACGCATGGCGACAAACACAAACGGATCGCTGTGCGCCAGCGCGTTCTGCACGATCAGAAAGGTGGCGCCCCAGAACACCGTAATAATCACAAGCGCAAGTTCGTAACGGTTCAGCATAAAAGAGGAAGCAGGGGCAGATTGTTTCATGATGGGGAGAGGTTGCAGGCTGGCCGTGGCGACCGTTCACTACGGGTATGTCCAGGAGGTAGAATAATGCAGAATGGTAGCAGACTCACACCGTTTGCCACTGCCCTTTTTGCCCGATCAGGAAACATCATGAGCTACTGTGTCTTTGTTGCCCAATTGCCGCCGGAAACGGCCTCTGCCCATAAACAGTATCATGACGAGCGCTACGGCTTTCCGGTAGACGATGATAACGAACTGTTTGGCCGGCTGGTGCTGGAAATCAATCAGGCGGGCCTGTCGTGGTCAACCATTCTGAACAAGGAAGCCGGCTTTTTGCAGGCCTATGATCATTTCAATATTGATACGGTTGCCGCCTACGACGAGAGCGATCGCGCTCGCCTGCTGGCCGACGCGGACATCATCCGCAATCGCCTGAAAATCAACGCGGCGATTCACAATGCCCGGGTTGTGCAGGGCTTGCAGCAGGAACATGGGTCGTTCCGGGCCTGGCTGCAACGGCATCATCCCATGAGCAAAGACGATTGGGTACGCCTGTTTCGCAAGACCTTTAAATTTACGGGCGGGGAGATCGTGGGCTCTTTTCTGATGAGTATTGGCTATTTACCCGGCGCACATGATGAAGACTGCCCGATTTATCACCGTGCCCTGAAAGCAGGCGCCATCTGGCAGCAGCAACCGGTAAAAAAATAACCAGACCGAATGGCACCGCGAGACAGGGGCCGCGAGACAGGGGTCGTATAAGGAAAGGTACGAGGAAAGGTGTGAGAGGACTGATGATTCTCCCGCTACTTCGGCGCCCTGCACGGCGGGCACACGCGCCGCCCTGCGAGATTCGGATCGGATCAGCTCAGCATTGCGGCACGCTGCGCCCCCAGTAGCGGCTGCGCAAGGTGTCATAAACCAGATTGTAAATATACGCGTAAGGCAGATAGAACAGAATCAGTCCGATATCCAGCGCCAGCGCTTCCCACAAGCCGATGTTCAGCCACCACATGACAAATGGAATCGCCATCACCAGCAGGCCAAATTCAAAGCCGATGCTGTGCCAGATACGCATGACCAGCGTTTTGGTTTTGCCGCTGGCCGCCAGGAAGCGATCGAACAGGGCGTTGTACACCATATTCCAGATCAGCGCCATGACGGCGATCACCACCGTGACCACTCCCATGTCGGCCATGGAATGGCCCGATAAAATGGCAGCCAGCGGAGCCGACAGGCCAATGGCCAGCACCTCGAAAATAAAGGCGTGCAGGAACCGCTCGAGCACCGTCTTGCTTTTTTCCTGAGCTGTTGTAGTGTGTTGCATGTTTATCTGCCAGCACCAATCTTATGTCTGGGGCGCACCAGCGTGCTTTGTCCGAACAGGCTGCGCACCAGATCCAGCGCTACTTCGGCGGTCTGGTTGCGTACATCCAGTGCTGGATTAAGTTCAACGATATCGAGCGAGGCCATGCATTCGGTATCGGCAATCATCTCCATGCACAACTGGGCTTCGCGATAGTTGGGCCCGCCGCGCACCGTCGTACCCACACCGGGCGCAATATCCGGATCCAGGAAATCCACGTCGAAACTCACATGCAAATGGGTGTTTTCATCCAGGCCATGCAAGGCCTGCTCCATGGTATGACGCATACCATGCTCGTCTATGAACCGCATGTCGAATACTTCGATGCCCGCCTGATGAATGAATGTTTTCTCGCCGTCATCTACACTGCGTATCCCGATCTGGCGCAGCATATCGGCCTGCAGTGCCGGCACCTGCCCGGCCATTTCCACCAGTTCACGCGGCCCGTGACCAAACAGGCACGCTACCGGCATGCCATGAATATTGCCGCTGGGTGTCAGATCGGCTGTGTTGAAATCGGTGTGCGCGTCCAGCCACAGCACCCGCAACTTGCGACCCTGTTCCCGGCAATAGCGTGATACCGCAGAGATAGACCCCACGCCAAGGCAGTGATCACCGCCCAGCATGATGGGAAACCGCCCCTCGGAAAGCTCCGCATAGAGCGCATCATGGGCCAGCTGGTTCCAGGCGATAACCTGCTCCAGGTGGCGATAGCCGGCCTGCGGGGGCAACCAGGGATTGGGCGGGCCATTCAGATTCCCGCAATCGCGCACTGTGAGACCCAACTGCTCCAGTGTTTGCGTGATACCGGCAACCCGGATTGCTTCCGGGCCCATGCTGGCGCCGCGATGACCCGCGCCGACATCGGTCGGCACGCCGACCAGACTTACTTGCTTGCGTATATCCTGCACTTGACTGTTTCTCCTGACGATTGCAACCTGCGCTGCCGTGGTATTGAGCGGCGGCGGCAATCCCCTGATTGAGCGTTTTTGACGACAGCCTATTGTAACCGCAAAACCCGCCAGCGCCGACACTCGCCCAGACCACAACGCCGCCCTGACTAACCGCTACCGCCGCATGCAGTGAGCCGCTAATTCACATCAGAATGCGGCTATTTTTATTTGCGGTTACTGTGATCACACTTTAAACTTTTCCTTAAGCCAGTTATGATAATTGGCATACAGTGGCAACAAACACCATAACCAGGAGACATTCATGAATTTGCAGGGACGACGGGTATTGATCACGGCCGGTGGCAGCGGCATCGGGCTGGCCATGGCGCATGTGTTCACCAGGGCCGGAGCCTCGGTCTTTGTGACAGACATCAACGAATCTGCGCTCTCGACTTTGAAAGCGGAGCTGCCGCAGGTGCATGCGGTCACGGCAGACGC of the Advenella mimigardefordensis DPN7 genome contains:
- the rocF gene encoding arginase, whose product is MQDIRKQVSLVGVPTDVGAGHRGASMGPEAIRVAGITQTLEQLGLTVRDCGNLNGPPNPWLPPQAGYRHLEQVIAWNQLAHDALYAELSEGRFPIMLGGDHCLGVGSISAVSRYCREQGRKLRVLWLDAHTDFNTADLTPSGNIHGMPVACLFGHGPRELVEMAGQVPALQADMLRQIGIRSVDDGEKTFIHQAGIEVFDMRFIDEHGMRHTMEQALHGLDENTHLHVSFDVDFLDPDIAPGVGTTVRGGPNYREAQLCMEMIADTECMASLDIVELNPALDVRNQTAEVALDLVRSLFGQSTLVRPRHKIGAGR
- a CDS encoding PACE efflux transporter, whose translation is MQHTTTAQEKSKTVLERFLHAFIFEVLAIGLSAPLAAILSGHSMADMGVVTVVIAVMALIWNMVYNALFDRFLAASGKTKTLVMRIWHSIGFEFGLLVMAIPFVMWWLNIGLWEALALDIGLILFYLPYAYIYNLVYDTLRSRYWGRSVPQC